In the genome of Mucisphaera calidilacus, one region contains:
- a CDS encoding segregation and condensation protein A yields the protein MNRSTPDINAGYRVDLDAFHGPLDLLLHLVKRQEVDLHDISMSRLAEQYLEQLEGLDRVDVERAGEFLVVAATLIEMKSRTIVPALPDEEGEAESSVEADNDDPRGDLIRQLLAYKRYRDAAGELAERAEAWSKRFGVTVRKARVKKDDAEAEPVEIDLEEADILTLASTFERVLESIGGQAIHDVGEDETPLSLHMEDMRDLVTRAASGGIRLGEIFAERRDRMEQVGLFLAVLELVRQRELLVEQGEDLRDLMLRPASTEHRAMHEDMAATEPPSAEDLDAFAWPDEAGRTRAERRLKRRQNAKEAADRDEAEGDGAADQADTPADPGTEHPE from the coding sequence ATGAATCGATCGACACCCGACATCAACGCCGGCTACCGCGTGGACCTCGACGCCTTCCACGGACCGCTGGACCTGCTGCTGCACCTGGTCAAGCGTCAGGAAGTGGACCTGCACGACATCTCGATGTCCCGGCTGGCCGAGCAGTACCTCGAGCAGCTCGAGGGCCTCGACCGCGTGGACGTCGAGCGGGCGGGCGAGTTTCTGGTGGTGGCGGCGACGCTGATCGAGATGAAGAGCCGGACGATCGTGCCGGCCCTCCCGGACGAGGAGGGCGAGGCGGAGAGTTCGGTCGAGGCGGACAACGACGACCCGCGTGGCGACCTGATCCGTCAGTTGCTGGCCTACAAGCGGTACCGCGACGCAGCGGGCGAACTGGCCGAGCGGGCCGAGGCGTGGTCGAAGCGTTTCGGCGTGACGGTACGCAAGGCACGCGTGAAGAAGGACGATGCCGAGGCGGAGCCGGTCGAGATCGACCTCGAGGAAGCGGACATCCTGACCCTGGCCTCGACGTTCGAGCGGGTGCTCGAGTCGATCGGCGGGCAGGCGATCCACGACGTGGGCGAGGACGAGACACCGCTCTCGCTGCACATGGAGGACATGCGTGACCTCGTGACGCGGGCGGCGTCGGGCGGGATCCGGCTGGGGGAAATCTTCGCCGAGCGACGCGACCGCATGGAGCAGGTGGGGCTGTTCCTCGCCGTGCTGGAACTGGTGCGACAGCGCGAGCTTCTGGTCGAGCAGGGCGAGGACCTGCGCGACCTGATGCTCAGGCCCGCGAGCACGGAACATCGTGCCATGCATGAGGATATGGCCGCGACGGAACCGCCATCTGCAGAGGATCTCGACGCCTTCGCCTGGCCCGACGAGGCGGGACGCACCCGTGCAGAGCGACGTCTCAAGCGTCGTCAGAACGCCAAAGAGGCGGCGGACCGGGATGAGGCTGAGGGCGATGGGGCGGCTGATCAGGCAGATACGCCGGCCGATCCCGGCACGGAGCATCCGGAGTGA
- a CDS encoding KpsF/GutQ family sugar-phosphate isomerase encodes MPNTPAPDPATLARQILDAEAAAIAAIPLDDAVFARAVELIAGRCHTGTSSPGGSLVVSGLGKSGLIGQKLSATFASTGTPSHFLHPAEAMHGDLGRVRASDVVLLLSYSGNTDEVVALAAILKQDRVPTIALVGPSGSDLQRLCDLTLRVGDVEEACPNRLAPTASTTATLALGDALALAVSERRAFSPEDFHRVHPGGGLGRQLMPITEALRFTCGAEGNLPAFHQTTTLGEAFRVAAETATRAGVRRAGALIAVDDEGRLSGIFTDGDLRRLLSEKPGSDLLAIPLHEVMTRAPSTLNQQNNVRDAVRIMREKRIDEIPVIDEARKPLGMIDVQDLVALKVIEN; translated from the coding sequence ATGCCCAACACGCCCGCACCCGACCCCGCGACCCTCGCCCGCCAGATCCTCGACGCTGAGGCCGCAGCGATTGCCGCCATCCCGCTCGACGACGCCGTTTTCGCCCGCGCGGTCGAGCTCATCGCCGGGCGGTGCCACACCGGCACATCCTCGCCGGGCGGGTCCCTGGTCGTCTCGGGGCTGGGCAAGTCGGGGCTCATCGGGCAGAAGCTCTCCGCCACCTTCGCCTCCACCGGCACGCCCTCGCACTTCCTGCATCCCGCCGAGGCGATGCACGGCGACCTCGGGCGTGTCCGAGCCTCCGATGTCGTGCTCCTGCTCTCCTACTCCGGCAACACCGACGAGGTCGTCGCGCTGGCCGCCATCCTCAAGCAGGACCGCGTGCCCACGATTGCGCTCGTCGGGCCGAGCGGCTCCGACCTCCAGCGGCTCTGCGACCTCACGCTCCGCGTCGGCGACGTCGAGGAAGCCTGCCCCAACCGTCTCGCGCCCACCGCCAGCACCACGGCCACCCTGGCGCTCGGCGACGCGCTCGCCCTCGCCGTCAGCGAGCGACGAGCCTTCTCGCCCGAGGACTTCCACCGCGTTCACCCCGGCGGCGGGCTCGGTCGACAGCTCATGCCCATCACCGAGGCGCTTCGCTTCACCTGCGGCGCCGAGGGGAATCTGCCCGCGTTCCACCAGACCACGACCCTCGGCGAAGCGTTCCGCGTTGCCGCTGAGACCGCCACCCGGGCCGGCGTCCGCCGGGCCGGCGCCCTGATCGCCGTCGATGACGAGGGCCGGCTCTCGGGCATCTTCACCGATGGCGACCTCCGCAGGCTCCTCTCCGAGAAGCCGGGCAGCGACCTGCTCGCCATCCCCCTGCACGAGGTCATGACCCGGGCACCCTCGACACTCAACCAGCAGAACAATGTGCGTGACGCGGTCCGCATCATGCGTGAGAAGCGCATCGACGAAATCCCCGTCATCGACGAGGCACGCAAGCCCCTGGGCATGATCGACGTGCAGGACCTGGTCGCCCTCAAAGTCATCGAGAACTGA
- a CDS encoding metallophosphoesterase, producing MRIGVISDTHDRIPTFQRAMSMFRQLKVDAILHAGDFVAPFAARLLLPEYSRMPDTPVHCVLGNNDGERAGLQKMLPQLVNGPLTLTLAGKTVVMHHFIDWLKPADIAKADVVITGHTHEIVNETVDHNDKPQLRLNPGECCGWLTDRCTVALLDLDKQEAEIVEVHP from the coding sequence ATGCGCATCGGCGTCATCAGCGACACCCACGACCGGATCCCGACCTTTCAGCGGGCCATGAGCATGTTCCGCCAGCTCAAGGTCGATGCCATCCTCCACGCCGGCGACTTCGTCGCGCCCTTCGCCGCCCGGCTCCTGCTCCCCGAGTACAGCCGGATGCCCGACACCCCCGTGCACTGCGTGCTGGGCAACAACGACGGCGAACGCGCGGGACTCCAGAAGATGCTGCCTCAGCTGGTCAACGGCCCGCTGACGCTGACGCTCGCCGGCAAGACCGTCGTCATGCACCACTTCATCGACTGGCTCAAGCCCGCGGACATCGCCAAGGCCGACGTCGTGATCACCGGCCACACCCACGAGATCGTCAACGAGACCGTCGACCACAACGACAAACCCCAGCTCAGGCTCAACCCCGGCGAGTGCTGCGGCTGGCTTACCGACCGGTGCACCGTCGCCCTGCTCGACCTCGATAAGCAAGAGGCCGAGATCGTCGAAGTTCACCCCTGA
- a CDS encoding radical SAM protein, giving the protein MAFYEVTRACDLVCRHCRACAQPLACEDELSHEQSLALLDDLAGFEQPPQVILTGGDPMRRSDLPELVRHAAGVGLRPAVALSATPRVTRDRLRELAEAGMSALAVSLDGADEETHRRLRGIPGTFDRAIRILRDADALGVATQVNTTVTRDNVGQIDAMAEMLDNLGIRRWSVFFLVPTGRGSVLERIEPMQYRDVFERLHEQSKMRSFMIKTTEAPFYRRFVIQRDGEGPRGGKNTLGVNDGRGVVFISHVGEIQPSGFLPLTRGRFPADSVVRVYHEDEVFGALQDPDRLGGKCGVCDFRRVCGGSRARAFALTGDYLAEEPDCGYRPPLAVTPGLQE; this is encoded by the coding sequence GTGGCGTTTTACGAGGTCACGCGAGCGTGTGATCTGGTGTGCCGCCACTGCCGCGCGTGCGCTCAGCCGCTGGCCTGCGAGGACGAGTTGTCACACGAGCAGTCACTGGCGTTGCTGGATGATCTGGCCGGTTTCGAGCAGCCGCCTCAGGTGATCCTGACGGGTGGCGACCCGATGCGACGTTCGGACCTGCCGGAACTGGTGCGCCACGCGGCGGGCGTGGGCCTGCGGCCCGCGGTGGCGTTGTCGGCGACGCCTCGGGTGACTCGGGATCGGCTGCGCGAGCTGGCCGAGGCCGGGATGTCGGCGCTGGCCGTGAGTCTCGACGGCGCTGACGAGGAGACCCATCGGCGGCTGCGTGGGATCCCGGGGACGTTTGACAGGGCCATCCGCATCCTCCGTGACGCCGACGCGCTCGGCGTCGCGACGCAGGTCAACACCACCGTGACGCGTGACAACGTCGGTCAGATCGACGCGATGGCCGAGATGCTCGACAACCTCGGCATCCGGCGCTGGTCGGTCTTCTTCCTCGTGCCGACGGGCCGGGGCTCGGTGCTCGAGCGGATCGAGCCGATGCAGTACCGCGACGTCTTCGAGCGTCTGCACGAGCAGTCGAAGATGCGTTCGTTCATGATCAAGACGACCGAGGCGCCGTTCTACCGGCGTTTTGTGATCCAGCGGGACGGCGAGGGGCCGCGTGGCGGCAAGAACACGCTCGGCGTCAACGACGGCCGCGGCGTGGTCTTCATCAGTCACGTCGGCGAGATCCAGCCCTCGGGCTTTCTCCCGCTGACGCGCGGGCGTTTCCCCGCAGACTCGGTCGTGCGGGTCTATCACGAGGACGAGGTCTTCGGGGCGTTGCAGGACCCGGATCGTCTGGGTGGCAAGTGTGGCGTATGTGATTTTCGGCGTGTGTGTGGTGGCAGTCGTGCCCGGGCCTTTGCGCTCACGGGCGACTATCTCGCGGAGGAGCCGGACTGCGGTTATCGCCCGCCGCTCGCGGTGACGCCGGGACTTCAGGAGTAG